A single genomic interval of Phaeodactylum tricornutum CCAP 1055/1 chromosome 5, whole genome shotgun sequence harbors:
- a CDS encoding predicted protein, translating into MSNLYRQVRETAIANESPTDSSPHEIAAPNVFPDLPDFGATYEDKHSGIQGGWIHVSISETTEVKNRGGVGTLSFDKNGDLVDYKMVLEGTTANCAGGKTPWDGWVSCEECRLAIHWQVDPTGTRESKLHQFARQRCGHFEAFAYDVRNREMPHFFVTEDHSKGALRRFTPDSADWNDPWNILYGPGLIEFLIVTPDSSGTAGRFEWTRDHNAGKKNAEKHFPNTEGMDVYENELYFVTKRFKSMFILNLDTGTYTNQTTRSGLFDGGPDQLQRILGDEGEILYFTESGGRDAGIHGRNAKGQYFTILESPVYEDETSGLAFSPDATRMYVAYQNIGILFEIRREDGLPFDEKSLNVKLRLFSKVNHMLLATGSPMTFFREQRSQYLIRIAGHDRTGSTCLTGKGTVRSYQSCGNGLSRTVSSVRCVPPIGSTTFTSTSTRTTTTASKHSNCDDNPHRDHPSDTTGHCKRYRLRGTTLPNNKSGVRVTTNTGHVLQTDLPRIMGGRDTAPQPIETLLAALMGCTQATAVFVARKMTPRVVLDRLELALTAERDERGALALPIETPPAIPARLQRVSGTVTLYAARQERLSTNELMLLREQTELRCPVANLLTASGCVMEVEWIDGNAKQA; encoded by the exons ATGTCGAACCTTTACAGGCAGGTCAGGGAGACGGCGATCGCCAATGAGAGTCCTACCGATTCTTCACCGCACGAGATCGCTGCTCCAAA TGTGTTTCCCGATCTACCTGATTTCGGGGCAACGTACGAGGACAAGCACTCGGGCATCCAAGGCGGGTGGATCCATGTAAGCATTTCGGAGACCACCGAGGTCAAGAACCGAGGCGGCGTGGGCACTCTATCCTTTGATAAGAACGGAGATCTTGTGGACTACAAGATGGTGCTGGAAGGCACCACGGCGAATTGCGCCGGTGGAAAGACCCCATGGGACGGCTGGGTGTCGTGTGAAGAATGTCGTCTAGCCATACACTGGCAAGTCGATCCCACTGGTACACGGGAATCTAAGTTACATCAATTTGCTCGGCAACGATGCGGTCACTTTGAAGCGTTTGCATACGATGTTCGCAACCGAGAAATGCCGCACTTCTTTGTTACGGAAGATCACTCTAAGGGTGCGCTGCGCCGTTTTACTCCCGACAGTGCCGATTGGAATGACCCGTGGAACATATTGTATGGTCCTGGCCTCATTGAGTTCCTCATCGTGACGCCCGACTCCTCTGGTACAGCGGGACGCTTCGAATGGACGCGTGACCACAATGCAGGCAAGAAGAATGCTGAGAAGCACTTTCCGAATACGGAAGGGATGGATGTGTACGAAAATGAGCTGTATTTTGTAACGAAACGCTTCAAGTCCATGTTTATATTGAATTTAGACACGGGAACGTATACAAATCAGACGACACGCAGCGGCTTGTTTGATGGTGGTCCGGATCAATTACAGCGGATCTTGGGAGACGAAGGCGAAATATTGTACTTTACAGAATCTGGCGGACGCGATGCTGGTATTCACGGTCGTAATGCTAAGGGCCAGTATTTTACCATCCTGGAAAGCCCAGTGTACGAAGACGAGACGAGCGGGCTCGCATTCTCTCCGGATGCGACGCGCATGTACGTGGCGTACCAGAATATTGGCATTTTGTTCGAGATTCGTCGCGAAGATGGCCTACCATTTGACGAGAAGTCACTGAACGTCAA GTTACGCTTGTTTTCAAAGGTCAACCACATGCTGCTAGCTACCGGTAGTCCAATGACGTTTTTTCGGGAACAACGTTCACAATATTTGATTAGGATTGCGGGTCACGATCGTACGGGATCCACTTGTCTGACTGGGAAAG GTACGGTGCGAAGCTACCAGTCTTGCGGCAACGGGCTGTCCCGGACCGTATCATCAGTTCGATGCGTCCCGCCGATTGGATCGACGACTTTTACAAGCACCAGCAccaggacgacgacgacagcttCCAAGCACTCCAACTGCGACGACAATCCACACCGAGACCATCCGTCCGATACAACGGGACATTGCAAAAGGTACCGCCTCCGGGGGACGACTCTACCAAACAATAAGAGCGGCGTCCGTGTCACCACCAACACGGGACACGTTCTGCAAACGGACCTACCGCGCATCATGGGCGGACGCGACACGGCTCCACAACCAATCGAAACCCTACTTGCGGCGCTCATGGGATGTACGCAAGCGACGGCTGTCTTTGTCGCTCGGAAAATGACTCCACGGGTGGTCTTGGACCGACTCGAGTTGGCGCTGACGGCGGAACGGGATGAGAGGGGCGCTCTGGCGCTGCCGATTGAGACACCGCCGGCAATACCGGCACGATTGCAACGGGTCTCGGGAACCGTCACGTTGTATGCCGCTCGGCAAGAAAGGCTCTCTACCAACGAGTTGATGCTGTTGCGCGAACAGACCGAGTTGCGATGTCCAGTGGCGAACCTGTTGACCGCTAGTGGCTGTGTCATGGAGGTGGAGTGGATCGATGGCAACGCCAAACAAGCCTGA
- a CDS encoding predicted protein: VSLCLLAMPLGWYSHYASWGSTWIFWLNFFTMIPLASILGDFTEEVALHTNQTIGGLINATFGNAVEVVVAIQALLANEIRVVQASMIGSIFSNLLLVLGCCFFFGGLGHQQQRFNSVAATANMGLLALSSIALILPTPFAAYYELHDAHVLTVSRIAACFLMCMYLQLLFFQLKTHANLFAGTQDDSELAVMPFWVSIVGLLFTTLVITIFSDYLVESIDGFVTDSGISRTFVGIILLPIVGNAVEHVTAVTVAMKDKMDLAMGVAVGSCTQISLFVVPLTVLVGWALERDMTLNFPPFEVILFVMSVLTVAIVLGNPECNWLEGSLLITTYLLIAVGFWFEDVKPF, from the coding sequence GTGAGTTTGTGCCTCCTCGCCATGCCCTTGGGCTGGTACTCCCACTACGCTTCTTGGGGTTCCACTTGGATCTTTTGGCTCAACTTTTTCACCATGATTCCGTTGGCCTCTATCCTAGGAGACTTTACGGAAGAAGTCGCCCTGCACACTAACCAGACGATTGGGGGTCTTATCAACGCCACCTTTGGGAACGCCGTCGAAGTCGTCGTAGCAATCCAAGCCTTGCTCGCTAACGAAATTCGTGTCGTGCAGGCGTCCATGATTGGCagtatcttttccaatctaCTCCTCGTTCTAGGCTGttgtttctttttcggtgGACTCGGTCACCAGCAGCAGCGCTTCAATTCGGtcgccgccacggccaaCATGGGACTGCTCGCACTTTCCAGCATTGCCCTCATTCTCCCCACACCCTTTGCCGCGTACTACGAACTCCACGATGCACACGTACTCACTGTTTCCCGTATTGCCGCTTGCTTTCTCATGTGCATGTACCTCCAGTTGCTCTTTTTTCAACTCAAGACACACGCCAATCTCTTTGCCGGTACTCAAGACGACTCCGAACTGGCTGTTATGCCCTTTTGGGTTTCCATTGTGGGACTCTTGTTCACGACCCTCGTCATTACAATCTTTTCGGATTACTTGGTCGAGTCCATCGACGGATTCGTCACGGACAGTGGCATTTCCCGGACATTTGTAGGAATCATTCTCCTACCCATTGTCGGTAACGCTGTTGAACACGTCACGGCCGTTACGGTCGCCATGAAGGACAAGATGGATCTCGCCATGGGGGTGGCCGTTGGTAGCTGCACGCAAATATCTCTCTTTGTCGTTCCCCTTACCGTCCTTGTGGGATGGGCCCTCGAACGCGACATGACCCTCAACTTTCCGCCATTTGAAGTCATTCTCTTTGTCATGTCCGTGTTGACCGTGGCCATCGTCTTGGGCAATCCCGAATGCAACTGGTTGGAAGGGTCCCTGCTGATAACCACCTACTTGCTCATTGCTGTCGGCTTTTGGTTCGAAGACGTCAAGCCGTTTTAA
- a CDS encoding predicted protein yields the protein MTNTVTPADALAVADLRERVQALEVGQEYDATQAAVRDVQIECLTQLRAIQAALVQDGNSTVATTAASASSPPPPHVANLQNENELLRQRNAKLEYRVQHLLASMEVLYNQARSNPGVP from the exons ATGACG AATACCGTCACTCCCGCAGATGCTCTTGCCGTAGCCGATTTGCGTGAACGCGTACAGGCTTTGGAAGTGGGACAGGAATACGATGCCACGCAAGCGGCGGTCCGGGACGTTCAGATCGAATGTTTGACCCAACTCCGTGCCATTCAAGCAGCACTCGTTCAAGACGGAAACTCTACGGTCGCCACTACCGCAGCATCAGCGtcatcaccaccaccaccacacgTGGCCAATCTTCAAAATGAAAACGAACTTTTGCGACAACGAAACGCGAAATTGGAGTACCGCGTCCAACATCTACTCGCTTCCATGGAAGTGCTCTACAACCAAGCAAGGTCCAACCCAGGCGTACCCTAA
- a CDS encoding predicted protein, whose translation NALSISTWAIHFSSVFEYLFAMNLVWKFAETTGNERWKGLTWGMLPLHASGICACTYHFFYNPAALQFLVTSQAGLTLLGNITCMIAAFRIAQ comes from the coding sequence AACGCTCTTTCGATTTCTACTTGGGCCATCCACTTCTCCTCCGTCTTTGAGTATTTGTTCGCCATGAACTTAGTTTGGAAGTTTGCCGAAACGACCGGCAACGAACGCTGGAAGGGACTAACGTGGGGCATGCTGCCCTTGCACGCGTCGGGTATTTGCGCCTGCACGTACCACTTCTTTTACAACCCCGCTGCACTCCAGTTCCTCGTCACGTCGCAGGCCGGCTTGACTCTGCTGGGCAACATTACCTGTATGATTGCCGCCTTTCGCATTGCCCAA
- a CDS encoding predicted protein, whose translation FQASLLPYLLFLYFLSFRANRISSLGNFGFQFVLLFVVSTIPSGIIAKTVYGTSLANVDWLHGGAETLLTLANILVV comes from the coding sequence TTCCAAGCCTCTCTCTTGCCCTACCTTTTGTTTCTGTACTTCCTTTCCTTTCGGGCCAACCGTATTTCCAGTCTCGgcaattttggttttcaGTTTGTTCTGCTCTTTGTCGTTAGTACCATTCCGTCAGGGATCATTGCCAAAACCGTTTACGGAACTTCCCTGGCCAATGTGGATTGGTTGCACGGTGGAGCCGAAACGCTATTGACCCTGGCCAACATTCTCGTTGTA
- a CDS encoding predicted protein: MKFSHSVLLSFLATTVLSATPSGAFAPHQSTTVKSLARNMVASLEPQAPPAREAPGAGYLPDWEDRPGKTPAEFMQSDLTKPDRSAMWECPLTRWNSEGIDIEQAQKEAAKMPHCPAEIRASNADNVMGRDYFATNKEKIRADLLQHGAVWLRGFDLMKDVQGHRAMYEALELEPCLDPLHSSGLRKFASERDALYEEVNKPSLRGHYIGLHCESTTKRTAAYAAFVCFQKATEGGGRFLVADGAAILAELDTALLKKLYAREIRISVSNLDIPPAFPGFLKEGIKGLVDAAVAPKFDMDLEMMYEADGKPGRLQAIEMAESPINRHPVTGLPVWFNNAHNHARKLRDRRPCGVPEVGMTEVFYADTMEPLSLEDCQEIKRASEKHITALSMEPGDVLLVDNYRALHGRDVFQGDRFHAVTWFTWDENEAWRGEERRQVEKNGLNKAINSMMDFLPKDFESNQSSK, translated from the exons ATGAAATTCTCGCACTCCGTTTTGTTGAGCTTTCTCGCGACGACGGTGTTATCTGCGACGCCGTCCGGTGCCTTTGCGCCGCATCAGTCCACGACCGTCAAGTCTTTAGCACGGAACATGGTGGCTTCACTGGAACCCCAAGCTCCGCCGGCACGCGAAGCACCCGGCGCCGGATATTTGCCCGACTGGGAAGATCGACCCGGCAAGACTCCAGCCGAGTTCATGCAGTCCGATCTCACCAAACCGGATAGGAGCGCCATGTGGGAATGCCCTTTGACTCGATGGAACTCGGAGGG TATCGACATTGAACAAGCGCAAAAGGAAGCGGCCAAAATGCCGCACTGTCCGGCCGAAATCCGTGCCTCGAACGCGGACAATGTCATGGGTCGAGACTACTTTGCCACTaacaaagagaaaattcgggCCGATTTGCTACAACACGGAGCTGTCTGGTTGCGGGGGTTTGACCTCATGAAGGATGTACAGGGGCACCGAGCCATGTACGAAGCACTCGAGCTGGAGCCCTGTCTGGATCCCTTGCACTCTTCCGGATTGCGCAAATTTGCCTCGGAACGGGATGCCCTGTACGAAGAG GTCAATAAACCGTCGTTGCGTGGACATTACATTGGCTTGCACTGCGAGTCGACAACGAAACGCACGGCGGCGTACGCCGCATTTGTTTGCTTCCAAAAGGCCACCGAGGGCGGCGGCCGTTTTCTAGTGGCCGACGGTGCGGCCATTTTAGCCGAACTCGACACAGCCTTGCTCAAAAAACTCTACGCACGCGAAATCCGTATTTCCGTCAGCAACCTGGACATTCCTCCAGCATTCCCGGGGTTCCTTAAGGAAGGTATCAAAGGTTTAGTGGACGCCGCCGTAGCTCCCAAATTCGATATGGACTTGGAAATGATGTACGAAGCTGACGGCAAACCCGGTCGTTTACAGGCCATTGAAATGGCGGAATCGCCCATTAATCGCCACCCAGTAACGGGTTTGCCGGTCTGGTTCAACAACGCTCACAACCATGCTCGCAAACTGCGCGACCGCCGTCCCTGCGGAGTTCCCGAAGTGGGCATGACGGAAGTCTTTTACGCCGATACCATGGAACCGCTAAGTTTGGAGGATTGTCAGGAAATCAAGCGCGCCAGTGAAAAACACATTACGGCCTTGAGTATGGAGCCGGGTGACGTGTTGCTGGTGGACAATTACCGTGCCTTGCACGGACGCGACGTCTTTCAGGGCGATCGGTTCCACGCCGTGACCTGGTTCACGTgggacgaaaacgaagccTGGCGTGGAGAAGAGCGTCGCCAAGTGGAAAAGAATGGATTGAACAAGGCGATCAATAGCATGATGGACTTTTTACCCAAGGACTTTGAGTCGAATCAGAGCAGCAAGTAA